In a genomic window of Alteromonas gilva:
- a CDS encoding HvfC family RiPP maturation protein has product MSLPDQLNAFARSVRYPSPQGAEDADTKRRMDIYRSLFFNNVNGFIQNGFPVLHSFYAEEEWERLVRQFFTEHQCTSPYFIHISQEFIEYLSNGYQLTEHDPVFLKEMAHYEWLELALSVREPQQPVTYWRQSGMPDTMMASPLSELAGYPYAVHKIGPDYQPDSPGGMHYYLLYRDPQHNVQFQHLSPLSALTMELLATQPTDFTTLAKALHEKVPDIDYDTLINGLQQVLSGWLQGGAVTAYDTDNSGVE; this is encoded by the coding sequence GTGTCACTGCCTGACCAACTCAACGCTTTTGCCCGGAGTGTTCGATATCCCTCACCGCAGGGCGCAGAGGACGCCGACACCAAAAGGCGCATGGATATCTACCGCTCGTTATTTTTTAATAACGTGAATGGTTTTATCCAAAACGGTTTTCCGGTGCTCCACAGCTTTTATGCAGAAGAAGAGTGGGAGCGTTTGGTTCGCCAGTTTTTTACTGAACACCAATGTACATCACCTTACTTTATTCACATAAGCCAGGAGTTTATAGAGTATCTCAGTAATGGCTACCAATTAACCGAACATGATCCGGTGTTTCTGAAAGAAATGGCTCACTACGAATGGCTGGAACTGGCATTATCGGTCAGGGAGCCTCAGCAGCCGGTCACTTACTGGCGGCAAAGTGGCATGCCTGACACCATGATGGCGTCGCCGCTAAGCGAGTTAGCCGGGTATCCTTATGCAGTACACAAAATCGGCCCTGATTATCAACCGGACTCACCGGGTGGCATGCACTACTATTTGCTGTACCGTGACCCGCAACACAACGTACAGTTTCAGCACCTCTCACCATTGTCAGCGTTGACAATGGAATTGCTGGCAACCCAGCCGACCGACTTTACAACGCTCGCTAAAGCGCTGCACGAGAAGGTACCTGATATTGACTATGACACGCTCATTAATGGTCTTCAGCAAGTACTATCCGGCTGGCTTCAGGGCGGCGCGGTGACCGCTTATGATACCGACAACAGCGGTGTAGAGTAA
- a CDS encoding HvfB family MNIO-type RiPP peptide maturase has translation MTHKISGAGLGLRREMLSDVLPVLPDNVDFWEVAPENWIPLGGQFRQDLERCVGQSSFTTHGLSLSIGGPDPLDYRFLHELKAFLDRYNIALYSEHLSYCSAQGHLYDLMPIPFTDEAVQYVADRVRKVQDILERPLVLENVSYYITADNRLSELEFINSVLAEADCSMLLDVNNVYVNSINHRYDPYQFIDKLPGKRIVYGHIAGHFDEAEDLRVDTHGSDVIEPVWQLLEHAYKTHHVFPTLLERDFNIPPMADLLKEVQRIKQIQADVSALQRGVA, from the coding sequence ATGACACATAAGATTAGCGGGGCAGGCTTGGGGTTAAGACGTGAAATGCTGAGTGACGTGTTACCCGTTTTGCCTGACAACGTTGATTTTTGGGAAGTTGCTCCGGAAAACTGGATCCCACTTGGCGGTCAATTTCGACAAGATTTAGAGCGCTGCGTGGGCCAGAGTAGTTTTACGACTCACGGGCTTTCGCTATCCATAGGTGGCCCTGATCCCCTGGATTATCGGTTTTTACATGAACTTAAAGCATTCTTAGATCGCTACAATATCGCGTTGTACAGCGAGCACCTGAGCTATTGCTCTGCGCAGGGGCACTTATACGATTTAATGCCAATCCCTTTCACCGATGAGGCTGTGCAGTATGTGGCAGACCGGGTACGTAAAGTACAGGACATTTTAGAACGGCCGCTTGTGCTGGAAAACGTCTCTTACTATATTACGGCGGATAACCGCTTGTCAGAGCTGGAGTTTATCAATTCGGTATTAGCTGAAGCTGATTGCTCAATGCTACTTGATGTAAATAATGTTTACGTAAATTCGATTAATCATCGTTACGATCCCTACCAGTTTATCGACAAGCTACCGGGTAAGCGTATTGTATATGGGCATATTGCCGGTCATTTCGATGAAGCGGAGGATTTACGTGTGGACACCCATGGCAGTGATGTCATTGAGCCAGTGTGGCAGTTGCTGGAGCATGCTTACAAAACCCACCATGTTTTTCCCACACTGCTTGAGCGGGACTTCAACATTCCTCCCATGGCCGATTTACTAAAAGAAGTGCAACGTATTAAGCAAATTCAGGCCGACGTGAGTGCTTTGCAAAGAGGAGTGGCTTAA
- a CDS encoding HvfA family oxazolone/thioamide-modified RiPP metallophore: MKQVKKNSVASAIGAVVLGSSMSTVAFAADAANPFEVEQLDSGYMQFVAEGSCGGDKAEKEGKCGEGKCGEGKCGADKKAMKEGKCGEGKCGADKKAMKEGKCGEGKCGADKKAMKEGKCGEGKCGADKKAMKEGKCGEGKCGADKKAMKEGKCGEGKCGADKKAMKEGKCGEGKCGADKKAKKEGKCGSGA; encoded by the coding sequence ATGAAACAGGTTAAGAAAAACAGCGTTGCAAGCGCAATAGGTGCGGTGGTTTTAGGTTCAAGTATGTCAACAGTGGCCTTTGCTGCTGATGCTGCCAACCCATTTGAAGTTGAACAACTGGATTCTGGCTATATGCAATTTGTCGCAGAAGGCTCTTGCGGCGGCGATAAAGCCGAGAAAGAAGGCAAATGCGGCGAAGGAAAATGTGGCGAAGGTAAGTGCGGCGCAGATAAAAAAGCCATGAAAGAAGGTAAGTGTGGCGAAGGTAAATGCGGTGCCGACAAAAAAGCCATGAAAGAAGGTAAGTGTGGCGAAGGTAAGTGCGGTGCCGACAAAAAAGCCATGAAAGAAGGCAAGTGTGGCGAAGGCAAGTGCGGTGCAGACAAAAAAGCCATGAAAGAAGGCAAGTGTGGCGAAGGTAAATGCGGCGCAGACAAGAAAGCCATGAAAGAAGGCAAATGTGGCGAAGGCAAGTGCGGTGCCGATAAAAAAGCCATGAAAGAAGGCAAATGCGGCGAAGGTAAGTGTGGCGCCGACAAAAAAGCCAAAAAAGAAGGTAAGTGTGGTAGCGGCGCATAG
- the apt gene encoding adenine phosphoribosyltransferase, giving the protein MLTTQESTRSEFIKSVVKTVPDYPKPGIQFRDVTSVLENYQAFSQCIAMLVEKYRPLGFNKVAGTEARGFLFGAPLALELGIGFVPVRKPNKLPRDVLSESYELEYGKDTLEIHKDAINPGDKVLLIDDLLATGGTISATAKLIRNLGGVVEYAGFVIGLPALHGYEKLADLGVEPYCICEFDGE; this is encoded by the coding sequence ATGCTGACTACACAGGAAAGCACGCGTTCAGAATTCATTAAATCAGTGGTAAAAACCGTGCCGGATTATCCTAAACCCGGCATTCAGTTTCGTGACGTCACAAGTGTTCTTGAAAACTACCAGGCGTTTAGTCAGTGCATAGCCATGCTGGTCGAAAAGTATCGTCCACTCGGCTTTAATAAAGTTGCTGGCACCGAAGCGCGTGGTTTTCTTTTTGGTGCGCCTCTGGCACTGGAGCTGGGCATAGGTTTTGTACCGGTGAGAAAACCCAATAAGTTGCCGCGTGATGTGTTGAGCGAGAGCTACGAGCTCGAGTACGGCAAGGATACCCTTGAAATTCATAAAGATGCTATTAATCCGGGTGACAAGGTATTGCTGATAGACGATCTATTAGCCACCGGTGGCACAATTTCAGCCACAGCCAAGCTTATTCGTAATCTCGGCGGCGTGGTCGAGTACGCCGGATTTGTCATTGGCTTACCCGCGTTACATGGGTACGAGAAGCTGGCTGATTTAGGCGTCGAACCTTATTGTATTTGTGAATTCGACGGCGAATAA